In Gossypium hirsutum isolate 1008001.06 chromosome D06, Gossypium_hirsutum_v2.1, whole genome shotgun sequence, one genomic interval encodes:
- the LOC107938314 gene encoding protein SOB FIVE-LIKE 5 isoform X2, translated as MNISPSQCGSSGCEPGWTFYLDQSSYYSQTQRPNEEYVGKGGIFMAEEAAEVDLSMVSDASSGPKRYYDDYDQCSEPVKKRSKAKKKIKEHGVDDDTATSPLTIFSKKSCSKKLDFSQSFSGTCFKGKSTLHLKPGNKAGDFQERNWD; from the exons ATGAATATATCACCTTCACAATGTGGTAGTAGTGGTTGTGAGCCTGGTTGGACATTTTACTTGGATCAATCCTCTTACTACTCACAAACTCAGCGTCCAAATGAAGAATATGTAGGAAAAGGAGGTATATTCATGGCTGAAGAAGCTGCTGAGGTGGACTTATCAATGGTATCTGATGCATCTTCTGGTCCAAAACGTTACTATGATGATTATGATCAATGCTCTGAACCAGTTAAGAAAAGAAGcaaagccaaaaagaaaatcaaagaacATGGTGTTGATGATGACACTGCAACCTCCCCTTTAACAATTTTTTCCAAG AAGAGTTGCAGCAAGAAGTTGGACTTTTCACAAAGCTTCTCTGGTACATGTTTTAAG GGTAAATCAACATTGCACTTGAAACCTGGAAACAAAGCAG GTGATTTTCAAGAAAGAAACTGGGACTGA
- the LOC107938314 gene encoding protein SOB FIVE-LIKE 5 isoform X1, translating into MNISPSQCGSSGCEPGWTFYLDQSSYYSQTQRPNEEYVGKGGIFMAEEAAEVDLSMVSDASSGPKRYYDDYDQCSEPVKKRSKAKKKIKEHGVDDDTATSPLTIFSKKSCSKKLDFSQSFSGTCFKGKSTLHLKPGNKAGTKDSGDFQERNWD; encoded by the exons ATGAATATATCACCTTCACAATGTGGTAGTAGTGGTTGTGAGCCTGGTTGGACATTTTACTTGGATCAATCCTCTTACTACTCACAAACTCAGCGTCCAAATGAAGAATATGTAGGAAAAGGAGGTATATTCATGGCTGAAGAAGCTGCTGAGGTGGACTTATCAATGGTATCTGATGCATCTTCTGGTCCAAAACGTTACTATGATGATTATGATCAATGCTCTGAACCAGTTAAGAAAAGAAGcaaagccaaaaagaaaatcaaagaacATGGTGTTGATGATGACACTGCAACCTCCCCTTTAACAATTTTTTCCAAG AAGAGTTGCAGCAAGAAGTTGGACTTTTCACAAAGCTTCTCTGGTACATGTTTTAAG GGTAAATCAACATTGCACTTGAAACCTGGAAACAAAGCAGGTACAAAAGATTCAG GTGATTTTCAAGAAAGAAACTGGGACTGA